In one Capricornis sumatraensis isolate serow.1 chromosome 1, serow.2, whole genome shotgun sequence genomic region, the following are encoded:
- the SGO1 gene encoding shugoshin 1 isoform X1, producing MAKERCLKKSFQDSLEDIKKQIKEKRSKNLTEIKRKSLIVAPCQAITNTSKVLSYEDNNRMLALALENEKSKLKEAHDVILKLRRECYFLSYQLYTLKNKLMSQQTEEPAQNLELCPSGMDSKSGMDSNNDSNSRDLFVKHLPQVLEDADCPGQKESFQVEEPVPTVSQDRPGFDLDSSEDKSTDIVLPRTISLRRGLKKYIHSPCHTSAVDDFGISHLSEDSLELERIRFVGPPINTRIPENVEQSVCRYNRSQVYLSPRLIHPGRSAKTKKDVYDCKSQQTKSKHRGAKERRGKEKADKRGKSDSVLKCKGSKSGNRTVSQKKLNEVVTSCDAYNFNLEEGVHLTPFRQKVCNDATREETNNDSEVSVCESSCSGDDSDDLYVPTCKSSPDLSSESARSPVPRPRPKRALRRGGSETTETPPGALPETHQSPHFSLKDITNVPLYPVMKTRKLSLSPKKNVESPPVSLRKRRCTAAVVNYKEPTLASKLRRGDPFTDLCFLNSPIFKQKKDSRHCSKKKT from the exons ATGGCCAAGGAGAGATGCCTCAAAAAGTCTTTTCAAGATAGTCTTGAagatataaagaaacaaataaaagagaaaaggagtaaAAATTTGACAGAGATTAAACGGAAGTCTTTGATCGTTGCGCCATGCCAAGCAATCA ccaACACTTCCAAAGTGCTAAGCTATGAAGACAACAACAGAATGTTAGCCTTAGCTTTGGAAAATGAAAAGTCCAAATTGAAAGAAGCCCACGATGTCATCTTAAAGCTGAGGAGAGAATGTTACTTCCTCAGCTATCAGCTGTACACACTGAAAAATAAACTTATGTCACAACAGACAGAAGAACCTGCTCAG AACCTAGAATTAtgtccctctggaatggactccaAAAGTGGAATGGACTCCAATAATGACAGCAACTCCAGAGATTTATTTGTGAAGCATTTACC GCAAGTTCTTGAGGATGCTGACTGTCCAGGACAAAAAGAATCATTCCAAGTGGAAG agcCAGTACCTACTGTTTCTCAAGACAGACCAGGATTTGATTTGGATTCAAGTGAAGATAAGTCAACTGATATTGTCTTACCTAGAACTATATCTCTCCGTCGTGGTTTAAAGAAATACATACACAGTCCATGTCATACTAGTGCTGTGGACGATTTTGGAATCAGTCATTTGTCAGAGGACTCTCTGGAACTAGAAAGGATTAGATTTGTAGGCCCACCAATAAACACACGGATACCTGAAAATGTAGAACAAAGTGTTTGTCGATACAACAGGAGTCAAGTTTACTTATCACCAAGGCTCATTCACCCAGGACGATCTGCCAAAACCAAGAAAGACGTTTATGActgtaaatcacaacaaactaaAAGTAAGCACAGAGGTgccaaagaaagaagaggaaaagagaaagccgACAAAAGGGGAAAGTCAGACTCTGTATTGAAGTGTAAAGGGAGCaaaagtggaaatagaactgtTTCCCAAAAAAAGTTGAATGAAGTTGTCACCTCCTGTGACGCTTACAATTTTaatttggaagagggtgttcaccTTACTCCTTTCCGGCAAAAAGTGTGCAATGATGCTACAAGAGAAGAAACCAACAATGACTCTGAAGTGAGCGTCTGTGAATCAAGCTGTTCAGGAGATGATTCTGATGACCTCTATGTTCCCACATGCAAGTCCAGTCCAGATCTCAGCAGTGAATCAGCCAGGAGTCCGGTCCCCAGGCCTCGGCCTAAACGAGCACTGAGACGTGGGGGCTCTGAGACAACGGAGACGCCTCCTG GTGCACTGCCTGAAACTCACCAGTCGCCTCATTTTAGCCTGAAGGATATCACGAATGTCCCTTTGTATCCTGTGATGAAAACCAGAAAGCTCtctctttctccaaagaagaacgTCGAAAGCCCACCAGTGTCTTTACGTAAACGCCGGTGCACCGCCGCTGTCGTGAACTATAAGGAACCCACGCTCGCTTC GAAGCTGAGGAGAGGGGACCCTTTCACAGATCTGTGTTTCTTGAATTCGCCTATTTTCAAGCAGAAAAAAGattccagacactgttctaaaaaaaaaacgTGA
- the SGO1 gene encoding shugoshin 1 isoform X3: MAKERCLKKSFQDSLEDIKKQIKEKRSKNLTEIKRKSLIVAPCQAITNTSKVLSYEDNNRMLALALENEKSKLKEAHDVILKLRRECYFLSYQLYTLKNKLMSQQTEEPAQNLELCPSGMDSKSGMDSNNDSNSRDLFVKHLPQVLEDADCPGQKESFQVEGALPETHQSPHFSLKDITNVPLYPVMKTRKLSLSPKKNVESPPVSLRKRRCTAAVVNYKEPTLASKLRRGDPFTDLCFLNSPIFKQKKDSRHCSKKKT; the protein is encoded by the exons ATGGCCAAGGAGAGATGCCTCAAAAAGTCTTTTCAAGATAGTCTTGAagatataaagaaacaaataaaagagaaaaggagtaaAAATTTGACAGAGATTAAACGGAAGTCTTTGATCGTTGCGCCATGCCAAGCAATCA ccaACACTTCCAAAGTGCTAAGCTATGAAGACAACAACAGAATGTTAGCCTTAGCTTTGGAAAATGAAAAGTCCAAATTGAAAGAAGCCCACGATGTCATCTTAAAGCTGAGGAGAGAATGTTACTTCCTCAGCTATCAGCTGTACACACTGAAAAATAAACTTATGTCACAACAGACAGAAGAACCTGCTCAG AACCTAGAATTAtgtccctctggaatggactccaAAAGTGGAATGGACTCCAATAATGACAGCAACTCCAGAGATTTATTTGTGAAGCATTTACC GCAAGTTCTTGAGGATGCTGACTGTCCAGGACAAAAAGAATCATTCCAAGTGGAAG GTGCACTGCCTGAAACTCACCAGTCGCCTCATTTTAGCCTGAAGGATATCACGAATGTCCCTTTGTATCCTGTGATGAAAACCAGAAAGCTCtctctttctccaaagaagaacgTCGAAAGCCCACCAGTGTCTTTACGTAAACGCCGGTGCACCGCCGCTGTCGTGAACTATAAGGAACCCACGCTCGCTTC GAAGCTGAGGAGAGGGGACCCTTTCACAGATCTGTGTTTCTTGAATTCGCCTATTTTCAAGCAGAAAAAAGattccagacactgttctaaaaaaaaaacgTGA
- the SGO1 gene encoding shugoshin 1 isoform X2, with product MAKERCLKKSFQDSLEDIKKQIKEKRSKNLTEIKRKSLIVAPCQAITNTSKVLSYEDNNRMLALALENEKSKLKEAHDVILKLRRECYFLSYQLYTLKNKLMSQQTEEPAQNLELCPSGMDSKSGMDSNNDSNSRDLFVKHLPQVLEDADCPGQKESFQVEEPVPTVSQDRPGFDLDSSALPETHQSPHFSLKDITNVPLYPVMKTRKLSLSPKKNVESPPVSLRKRRCTAAVVNYKEPTLASKLRRGDPFTDLCFLNSPIFKQKKDSRHCSKKKT from the exons ATGGCCAAGGAGAGATGCCTCAAAAAGTCTTTTCAAGATAGTCTTGAagatataaagaaacaaataaaagagaaaaggagtaaAAATTTGACAGAGATTAAACGGAAGTCTTTGATCGTTGCGCCATGCCAAGCAATCA ccaACACTTCCAAAGTGCTAAGCTATGAAGACAACAACAGAATGTTAGCCTTAGCTTTGGAAAATGAAAAGTCCAAATTGAAAGAAGCCCACGATGTCATCTTAAAGCTGAGGAGAGAATGTTACTTCCTCAGCTATCAGCTGTACACACTGAAAAATAAACTTATGTCACAACAGACAGAAGAACCTGCTCAG AACCTAGAATTAtgtccctctggaatggactccaAAAGTGGAATGGACTCCAATAATGACAGCAACTCCAGAGATTTATTTGTGAAGCATTTACC GCAAGTTCTTGAGGATGCTGACTGTCCAGGACAAAAAGAATCATTCCAAGTGGAAG agcCAGTACCTACTGTTTCTCAAGACAGACCAGGATTTGATTTGGATTCAA GTGCACTGCCTGAAACTCACCAGTCGCCTCATTTTAGCCTGAAGGATATCACGAATGTCCCTTTGTATCCTGTGATGAAAACCAGAAAGCTCtctctttctccaaagaagaacgTCGAAAGCCCACCAGTGTCTTTACGTAAACGCCGGTGCACCGCCGCTGTCGTGAACTATAAGGAACCCACGCTCGCTTC GAAGCTGAGGAGAGGGGACCCTTTCACAGATCTGTGTTTCTTGAATTCGCCTATTTTCAAGCAGAAAAAAGattccagacactgttctaaaaaaaaaacgTGA